A genomic segment from Neisseria perflava encodes:
- a CDS encoding alcohol dehydrogenase catalytic domain-containing protein: MKAVKIYQAGGPEQLIYQDVPTPDIKESWSLVKIKGFGINHSEIFTREGKSLSVQFPRILGIKCVGQVTPLE, encoded by the coding sequence ATGAAAGCCGTAAAAATCTATCAAGCCGGCGGTCCAGAGCAACTGATTTATCAAGACGTGCCAACACCTGATATCAAAGAGAGTTGGTCACTGGTAAAAATCAAAGGCTTCGGCATCAACCATTCCGAGATTTTCACACGCGAAGGCAAATCGCTGTCTGTCCAGTTTCCGCGTATCTTGGGCATTAAATGTGTAGGCCAAGTGACGCCTTTAGAATAA
- a CDS encoding helix-turn-helix domain-containing protein — protein sequence MSAVFTILFTSCLIYGGILWYNFVELKVKNGLFMVKNKPFIQNITSEDEIGLEICTAQVFYQSETAADAAIKTQLEQQHRFEYFVWIWVQQGECRHILDFAEMVQQTGEWLLIRPKQIHHFTGVADWDGWGMSFAPQILTSNISDKLRQLPSQGKVAPQHVPLLTQMMHTLSDLRYADDLAQSAKAELVQQQLGVFLTWLSSVYSPQNALPDLPKQRWQAFCALLETHFSTQHQLAFYADALSCHEKTLNQTCRQYAGLTAKQFINQRILLESKRLLAYTKVSVKEIAWQLGFEEATHFGKFFKKEMQKTPLAFRKEFQQS from the coding sequence ATGAGTGCTGTTTTTACCATTTTGTTTACCTCTTGTTTAATTTATGGTGGTATTTTATGGTATAATTTTGTTGAATTAAAAGTAAAAAATGGCTTATTTATGGTAAAAAACAAACCTTTTATCCAAAATATCACATCGGAAGACGAAATCGGTCTGGAAATTTGCACTGCACAAGTGTTTTACCAAAGTGAAACAGCAGCAGATGCAGCCATTAAAACCCAACTTGAGCAACAACACCGCTTTGAATATTTTGTGTGGATTTGGGTGCAACAGGGAGAATGTCGGCACATTTTGGACTTTGCCGAGATGGTACAGCAAACAGGCGAATGGCTGCTGATTCGCCCTAAGCAAATTCACCATTTTACAGGTGTGGCAGACTGGGACGGATGGGGAATGTCCTTTGCGCCACAAATACTGACCTCCAATATTTCGGACAAGTTGAGACAACTGCCATCCCAAGGCAAGGTGGCGCCGCAACACGTGCCTTTGCTCACCCAGATGATGCATACCCTCTCTGATTTACGCTATGCGGACGATTTGGCGCAATCGGCAAAAGCCGAGCTGGTACAGCAGCAACTCGGTGTATTTTTAACTTGGCTGTCGTCGGTGTATTCGCCGCAAAACGCCCTGCCCGACCTCCCAAAGCAGCGTTGGCAGGCATTTTGTGCGTTGCTGGAAACGCATTTTTCCACACAGCACCAACTGGCGTTTTACGCTGATGCGCTTTCATGTCACGAAAAAACACTGAACCAAACCTGCCGACAATATGCGGGGCTAACAGCAAAACAGTTCATTAATCAAAGAATTTTATTGGAAAGCAAGCGATTGTTGGCTTATACGAAAGTGTCCGTCAAAGAAATCGCGTGGCAACTCGGCTTTGAAGAGGCTACGCATTTCGGCAAATTTTTTAAGAAAGAAATGCAGAAAACACCGTTGGCATTTCGCAAGGAATTTCAGCAGTCGTAG
- a CDS encoding ParA family protein, whose amino-acid sequence MSAPVILSAAATKGGVGKTTLIANVSGVLADIGLRVLMIDCDVQPSLSKYYPISHRAPNGIVELLLGENTEEVIRSTISNTVFPNLDIVISNNISAFVETEVTSRPDRAFLLRSKLHSQYIQNNYDVVLIDTQGAVGPLLDTAAFAATCLLCPIMPEVLSAREFLTGTQELLKRLQKGEAMRIPMPQLRAIIYAQDRTNDAKFIASSIKDFFSNTLDDRRKLLSVAVPAAKAYKEATTLRVPVHCHERKQLGKMLPAYEIMHRIVYEIFPGIENKKLRGSCFNDMTSLLQEEVQS is encoded by the coding sequence ATGTCCGCACCCGTAATATTGTCTGCGGCCGCTACCAAAGGCGGCGTAGGCAAAACAACACTCATTGCTAATGTCTCTGGCGTTCTCGCTGATATTGGACTCCGCGTCCTAATGATCGACTGCGACGTTCAGCCATCACTGTCTAAATACTACCCAATAAGCCACCGCGCTCCAAATGGTATTGTCGAATTGCTTCTCGGTGAAAATACCGAAGAAGTCATCCGCTCAACAATATCCAATACCGTTTTCCCAAATTTAGACATCGTTATTTCCAATAACATTTCTGCTTTTGTCGAGACTGAAGTAACTTCTCGTCCCGATCGTGCCTTTTTGCTGAGAAGCAAACTGCATTCACAATACATACAGAATAACTACGATGTGGTTTTGATCGATACTCAGGGTGCAGTCGGCCCTCTCTTGGATACAGCTGCCTTCGCTGCTACATGCTTGCTTTGCCCGATTATGCCTGAAGTTTTGAGTGCCCGTGAGTTTCTCACTGGTACCCAAGAACTTCTGAAGCGACTGCAAAAAGGCGAAGCAATGCGCATCCCCATGCCTCAATTACGAGCCATCATCTACGCGCAAGATCGTACCAATGATGCGAAATTCATCGCATCCTCTATCAAAGACTTCTTTAGTAATACCTTAGACGACAGACGTAAATTGCTGAGCGTAGCAGTTCCTGCTGCCAAAGCATATAAGGAAGCCACAACGTTACGAGTTCCTGTTCATTGCCATGAGCGTAAACAGCTTGGAAAGATGCTGCCCGCTTATGAAATCATGCACCGTATTGTTTATGAGATTTTCCCTGGTATCGAAAATAAAAAATTGCGTGGAAGCTGTTTCAACGACATGACCAGCCTGCTGCAAGAGGAGGTACAGTCATGA
- a CDS encoding Mth938-like domain-containing protein has product MKITENHIDETASFFSSSQGILQIGEQTYSKPICWQDGKVSIIPQTTIEELNEQIFISAIETAENRPEVIIIGTGEKQKFLHPKIAAALSAYGIGFECMNTASTCRTLVLLQGEGRSTWAWLWP; this is encoded by the coding sequence ATGAAAATCACAGAAAACCATATCGATGAAACCGCATCATTTTTTTCATCCTCACAAGGCATATTGCAAATCGGTGAACAAACATACTCAAAACCCATTTGCTGGCAAGATGGCAAAGTGAGCATCATTCCTCAAACAACCATCGAAGAATTAAACGAACAAATTTTTATATCAGCAATTGAAACAGCAGAAAACCGTCCAGAAGTCATTATTATCGGTACAGGAGAAAAACAAAAATTCCTGCATCCCAAAATTGCTGCAGCCTTATCAGCCTACGGAATCGGCTTTGAATGCATGAACACAGCCTCCACTTGCCGAACTTTAGTTTTACTGCAAGGCGAAGGCCGAAGCACATGGGCTTGGTTGTGGCCATAA
- a CDS encoding SDR family NAD(P)-dependent oxidoreductase, producing MVKTALITGASSGIGLELAKIHAQQGDNVVLVARSQDKLNKIAEELTAQFGIKAYVIAIDLAESNAAERIFEQTQALGIQVDYLINNAGLGGHGKFAERDLADEMHMVQVNIIALMSLTRLYLPSMLAQQSGRILNVSSTASFMPVPNQAVYYATKAFVTSFSQAVAQEVSVSGVTVTALCPGAVATGFVAAGNLQGVAAWDNAKSAQSVAQYGHKAIMRGELVAFNEGKLRFMLDWIIPFLPRHLVLKMSQMAMEKK from the coding sequence ATGGTAAAAACAGCACTCATTACAGGCGCATCGAGCGGCATTGGTTTGGAATTGGCAAAAATTCACGCACAGCAAGGCGACAATGTGGTTTTGGTCGCACGCTCCCAAGACAAGTTAAATAAAATTGCCGAAGAATTGACCGCACAATTCGGTATTAAAGCGTACGTTATTGCTATCGATTTAGCAGAATCTAATGCTGCCGAACGCATTTTTGAGCAAACCCAGGCGTTAGGTATTCAAGTCGATTATCTGATCAACAATGCAGGTTTGGGCGGGCATGGCAAGTTTGCCGAGCGGGATTTGGCAGATGAAATGCATATGGTGCAAGTGAATATTATCGCGCTGATGTCGTTAACCCGACTGTATCTGCCGTCCATGTTAGCGCAACAGTCAGGCAGAATTTTGAATGTTTCGTCCACCGCATCATTTATGCCCGTCCCTAATCAGGCAGTGTACTACGCCACCAAAGCTTTCGTAACTTCATTCAGTCAAGCCGTAGCACAGGAAGTGTCTGTAAGTGGTGTGACAGTTACGGCACTTTGCCCGGGCGCAGTGGCAACGGGCTTTGTGGCTGCAGGCAATTTGCAGGGCGTGGCCGCCTGGGATAACGCAAAATCTGCGCAATCCGTGGCACAGTATGGCCACAAGGCGATAATGCGCGGCGAATTGGTGGCATTTAACGAAGGAAAACTGCGTTTTATGTTGGATTGGATCATTCCGTTCCTACCACGCCATTTGGTACTAAAAATGTCGCAAATGGCGATGGAGAAGAAATAA
- a CDS encoding ParB family protein — protein MNLGQTKAALSLHIGTPAQTNMSFGLEDTPSQGMLMSLPISEIDFFDKNPRRLHDVSSYEAIKESIRSSGIQQPVHVTQRPGESKYVLAQGGNTRLKILRELLEETGDNRFRMMPCIYIPYSDETTLQVAHLVENELRAEMCFWDKACKYAEIRDIFQDKSDSGKLSLRELEVMFSDKGLTVSHKTLGLFFFASDNLQELQEYAFKLSHAKVEEIKKLHSTLFSISKSIQLDDSFQYLWSDVLDQWHNQYSATELDVHELCQFVLNKFKFEYGAEAFPETENLSDKNKSETAVKQDVNLHQKEASENNTESGDSSIESVPAKEDSPETDAEDELKGTEQTGFEALDVQNHQVTLDQTSKKLFSAVRKLLAKVNLSDCFKTHKDFAYGWYVEYPAFEHISGSSAENAIYAIDVLHEETGNVFTFLWKLCGIDTFMFDVGDSSNPLLSLKNDSKLRIAYEDPDKYDEYTN, from the coding sequence ATGAATCTGGGCCAAACCAAAGCAGCTTTGAGCCTACACATCGGTACACCTGCACAGACAAATATGAGTTTTGGCCTCGAGGATACTCCTTCTCAGGGCATGTTAATGTCGTTGCCAATCAGCGAGATCGATTTCTTTGACAAAAACCCACGCCGTTTACATGATGTTTCCAGCTATGAGGCCATCAAAGAGTCCATTCGTTCTTCAGGTATTCAACAACCGGTACACGTTACCCAGCGACCTGGTGAAAGTAAATATGTACTGGCACAGGGTGGTAATACCCGTCTCAAAATCTTGCGCGAACTCTTGGAAGAAACTGGCGATAACCGCTTCCGTATGATGCCGTGCATTTACATCCCCTACTCTGACGAAACTACATTGCAGGTTGCGCACCTTGTTGAAAACGAACTGCGTGCTGAAATGTGTTTTTGGGATAAAGCCTGCAAATACGCCGAAATTCGCGATATTTTCCAAGATAAATCTGACTCAGGGAAACTTTCTTTGCGCGAACTGGAGGTGATGTTTTCTGATAAAGGGCTTACGGTTTCTCATAAAACTCTAGGACTGTTCTTTTTTGCTTCTGATAACTTACAGGAGCTTCAAGAATACGCATTCAAACTTTCCCATGCAAAAGTTGAAGAAATTAAAAAACTTCACTCTACCCTGTTCTCAATTTCTAAATCAATTCAGTTGGACGACTCTTTCCAATATTTATGGTCAGATGTGCTGGATCAGTGGCATAACCAATATTCTGCAACAGAGTTAGACGTACATGAGCTTTGTCAGTTTGTACTCAACAAATTCAAATTTGAATATGGTGCTGAAGCCTTTCCTGAAACAGAAAATTTATCTGATAAGAATAAATCTGAAACAGCTGTCAAACAAGATGTCAATTTGCATCAAAAAGAAGCATCTGAAAATAACACTGAGTCAGGGGATTCATCTATTGAATCTGTGCCAGCTAAAGAAGATAGCCCAGAGACTGATGCAGAGGATGAGCTGAAAGGAACTGAACAGACAGGGTTCGAAGCCCTGGATGTTCAGAATCATCAGGTTACTTTGGATCAAACTAGCAAAAAACTGTTTTCTGCGGTTCGCAAGTTGTTGGCCAAAGTGAACCTGTCTGATTGCTTTAAAACCCACAAAGACTTCGCATACGGTTGGTATGTCGAGTATCCAGCATTTGAGCATATTTCAGGATCCAGTGCCGAAAATGCAATCTATGCTATTGATGTTTTACATGAGGAAACCGGCAATGTTTTTACATTCCTGTGGAAGCTTTGCGGTATCGATACCTTCATGTTTGATGTTGGCGATAGCTCAAATCCCCTGCTTTCGCTGAAAAATGATTCAAAACTTCGTATTGCATACGAAGACCCCGACAAATACGACGAATATACAAACTGA
- a CDS encoding IS5 family transposase gives MSTFFQQTAQAMIAKHIDRFPLLKLDQVIDWQPIEQYLNRQRTRYLRDHRGRPAYPLLSMFKAVLLGQWHSLSDPELEHSLITRIDFNLFCRFDELSIPDYSTLCRYRNWLAQDDTLPELLELINRQLTEKGLKVEKASAAVIDTTIIQTAGSKQRQAIEVDDEGQVSGQTTPSKDSDARWIKKNGLYRLGYKQHTRTDAEGYIEKLHITPANAHECKHLSPLLEGLPKGTTVYADKGYDSKENRQHLKERRLQDGIMRKAHRNHPLTETQTKRNRYLSKTRYVVEQSFGTLHRKFRYVRAAYFGLSKVSAQSHLKVMCLNLLKAANRLSAPVAA, from the coding sequence ATGAGCACCTTCTTCCAGCAAACCGCCCAAGCCATGATTGCCAAACACATCGACCGCTTCCCACTATTGAAGTTGGATCAGGTGATTGATTGGCAGCCGATCGAACAATACCTGAATCGTCAAAGAACCCGTTACCTTAGAGACCACCGAGGGCGTCCCGCCTATCCCCTGTTGTCCATGTTCAAAGCCGTCCTGCTCGGACAATGGCACAGCCTCTCCGATCCCGAGCTCGAACACAGCCTCATCACCCGCATCGACTTCAACCTGTTTTGCCGCTTTGACGAACTGAGCATCCCCGATTACAGCACCCTATGCCGCTACCGCAACTGGCTGGCGCAAGACGACACCCTGCCCGAATTGCTGGAATTGATTAACCGACAACTGACCGAAAAAGGCCTAAAAGTAGAGAAAGCATCCGCCGCCGTCATTGACACCACCATTATTCAGACCGCCGGCAGCAAACAGCGCCAGGCCATAGAAGTCGATGACGAAGGACAAGTCAGCGGCCAAACCACACCGAGTAAAGACAGCGATGCCCGTTGGATAAAGAAAAACGGGTTATACAGACTCGGTTACAAACAACATACCCGTACCGATGCGGAAGGCTATATTGAGAAACTGCACATTACCCCCGCCAATGCCCATGAGTGCAAACACCTGTCGCCTTTGTTGGAAGGACTGCCCAAAGGTACGACCGTCTATGCCGATAAAGGCTATGACAGTAAGGAAAACCGGCAACATCTGAAAGAGCGTCGACTGCAGGACGGCATTATGCGCAAAGCACACCGTAACCATCCGCTGACGGAAACGCAAACCAAACGTAACCGGTATTTGTCGAAGACCCGTTATGTGGTCGAACAGAGCTTCGGTACGCTGCACCGTAAATTCCGCTATGTGCGGGCAGCCTACTTCGGACTGAGCAAAGTGAGTGCACAAAGCCATCTGAAGGTGATGTGTTTGAACCTATTGAAAGCCGCCAACAGGCTAAGTGCGCCTGTTGCCGCCTAA
- a CDS encoding rhodanese-like domain-containing protein, with product MKKLFTAVLSAAAIAVPFLASANTAPQTEQSAVQPEKAKSVWIDVRSAEEFNAGHLQDAVNIPHDQILARIQAVSPDKTAPVNLYCRSGRRVETALTELKNAGYTNVTNHGGYEDLVKKGLK from the coding sequence ATGAAAAAATTATTTACAGCAGTACTTTCTGCGGCAGCGATTGCTGTACCGTTTTTGGCTTCTGCGAATACTGCACCACAAACAGAACAAAGCGCAGTACAACCAGAAAAAGCAAAAAGTGTTTGGATTGATGTACGTTCAGCCGAGGAATTTAACGCAGGTCATTTACAAGATGCCGTGAATATTCCGCACGATCAAATCCTTGCACGTATTCAAGCGGTTAGCCCAGATAAAACTGCGCCCGTTAATCTCTATTGCCGCAGTGGTCGTCGTGTAGAAACCGCATTGACCGAGTTGAAAAATGCTGGCTACACCAATGTGACCAACCATGGTGGATATGAAGATTTGGTGAAAAAAGGATTGAAATAA
- a CDS encoding helix-turn-helix transcriptional regulator encodes MIVKHPGLRIKEELLPKGMTVTEAAKLLAIGRPALSNFLNGKAMLSPNMAQRLSKTFNFPLDQLMQWQAEYEDALIQQTEAPATHIYAPPFLDIKANDIENWVNTCEISSRSRLSVFLRTLIHSTSEKITQIDFPGNDDSQRPGWDGWIESNEATPWIPDGNSGWEFGVNKDIKAKADSDFDKSLKAHLSDSKNITFIFVTPRRWPGKNKWVQQKKALNKWKDVRAYDASDLEQWLAQSLPAQSWLANEAKLPTQNVDSLDSVWQEWANVCNPSLNTSFFNKLIKVYEEKILDYLSKPPQKPFYIAADSKIEAMAFLSALFSDKKFISYRDNCLVFKEENVLSRLAQGSKSFIAITDNKNVEKELAQYSQKIHAFVVYPKNTLIQNIDLKLEILDSVTFLHSLEEMGYSYDTAQELAKKSGYSLTVLRRQLSKNEAIHKPEWVDSHNQVLIPFLFAGGWDSSNQYDISILEALSKNLPYESLEQEFQVSLLLNDSPVWAVDSHRGVVSKIDLLFAIAPYITKADLERFFDSAKLVLGEDNPALDLPKDQQWQANIYDKKRQHSKGLRDSIGEMLILLAVHGNELFKNRLAFNCEEAVNKLVEELFSPLNLRVLLAQASDFSVYAEASPKVFLSIIENDLKTDKQFLELMQPVSTDIFSSPKYTDLLWALEKLAWDKLTVARVVKILAQLSQEEITDNYSNKPFNSLSGVFRAWLPATNINTQERIQLLKELVRKFPDIGWRICISQFPSTSAQTAFPASKCIWRNNCAQNTVTEQDVYDFWNASVEIALTWASHTFEQLLDLVNHIHGLTPKQQNKIWFLIKDWALNQATESEKITMREKLRTTILSKRAKRDSNRIMFTELGKQTYAALEPKELIDKYFWLFRSHWVDYSTDEIEDDPNMNFEEREGIINQNRVVALKEILQEKGLSGILELSLKGDCASTIGFLLRRFVFSSDEESVQLIKLALESFKKDAHINYKNIIRGLLSESDDNTSLFETLSGYLDDSGKVQVYLQAPFDSQVWSLVESLEKHYQQEYWEQIVPSYCQNINEAENAVRCLLSANRPQTAFLYISFNLKKISPKVIFEILTAMLLPTAKNENNPPDSYRLGDAFSQISDCETLSLEQKANLEFSYIVALAPYGRKSENCSIKSLERYLEEHPEFFVQLISKLYKRDDGLEDENEAVNTQLVKYYRYTLNALSHIPGEDNLGKINPEKLEGWVKQAINLAEKHGRRNIVEYFIGKLLGHCQNGEDGIWPCEGVRDLVEDIHSKNMIEGMYIEKRNSRGVTSRSFGDGGAQEWRIFEQYQDWRRQLAITHPFVADELLGQLAKSYKNEAEMWDNEHRLDMHL; translated from the coding sequence ATGATTGTAAAACATCCTGGCTTAAGAATCAAAGAAGAGTTATTACCTAAAGGAATGACGGTAACAGAAGCTGCAAAATTGCTAGCAATTGGTCGACCTGCACTATCTAATTTCTTGAATGGTAAAGCAATGTTGTCACCTAACATGGCTCAGCGGTTATCAAAGACCTTTAACTTCCCATTAGATCAATTAATGCAATGGCAGGCTGAGTATGAAGATGCTCTAATTCAACAAACTGAAGCTCCTGCAACTCATATTTATGCTCCTCCTTTTTTAGATATAAAAGCAAATGATATTGAAAATTGGGTCAATACTTGCGAAATTTCATCAAGATCACGTTTATCTGTTTTTTTGAGAACACTGATCCACTCAACGAGCGAAAAAATAACTCAAATTGATTTTCCTGGAAATGATGATTCACAACGACCTGGCTGGGATGGTTGGATTGAGTCAAATGAAGCAACTCCGTGGATTCCTGATGGTAATTCAGGCTGGGAATTTGGTGTTAATAAAGATATTAAGGCCAAAGCTGATAGTGATTTTGATAAAAGCCTTAAGGCTCACCTTTCAGATTCTAAAAATATAACATTTATTTTTGTAACACCTCGTCGCTGGCCTGGAAAAAATAAATGGGTTCAGCAAAAGAAAGCTCTTAATAAATGGAAAGATGTCAGAGCATATGATGCAAGCGATCTTGAACAGTGGCTAGCTCAGTCATTACCAGCACAAAGTTGGCTGGCAAATGAAGCAAAATTGCCTACACAAAATGTAGATTCCTTAGATAGTGTATGGCAAGAATGGGCAAATGTGTGTAATCCAAGTTTAAATACGTCTTTCTTTAACAAATTAATTAAAGTATATGAAGAAAAGATTTTGGATTATTTATCCAAACCGCCCCAAAAACCTTTTTACATTGCAGCTGATTCTAAAATCGAAGCAATGGCATTTTTGTCCGCCCTGTTTTCAGATAAAAAATTTATTTCTTATAGAGATAATTGTCTAGTATTTAAAGAAGAGAATGTCCTTTCTCGTCTTGCTCAAGGCTCTAAGAGTTTTATTGCAATTACTGATAATAAAAACGTCGAAAAAGAGCTGGCTCAATATTCGCAAAAGATTCATGCCTTTGTTGTTTACCCTAAAAATACTCTAATACAAAATATTGATCTAAAACTTGAAATTTTAGATTCAGTAACTTTTCTTCATTCATTAGAAGAAATGGGGTATTCCTATGATACAGCACAAGAATTGGCAAAAAAATCCGGTTATTCATTAACAGTCCTGCGACGACAGCTGTCAAAGAATGAGGCTATTCATAAGCCTGAATGGGTAGATAGTCATAATCAAGTTCTTATTCCATTTCTATTTGCTGGAGGATGGGACAGTTCTAATCAATATGACATTTCTATCCTAGAAGCTTTATCAAAAAATTTACCGTATGAGTCTTTAGAACAAGAGTTTCAAGTAAGCTTGCTTCTTAATGACTCTCCCGTTTGGGCAGTAGACTCACATAGAGGAGTAGTATCAAAAATCGATTTGTTATTTGCTATTGCACCCTACATTACTAAAGCAGATTTAGAGCGCTTCTTTGACAGCGCTAAATTAGTTTTAGGAGAAGATAATCCTGCCTTAGATTTGCCTAAAGATCAGCAATGGCAAGCTAATATATATGATAAAAAGCGTCAGCATTCTAAAGGCTTGAGAGATAGTATAGGGGAGATGCTTATTTTATTGGCTGTTCATGGTAATGAATTATTTAAAAATAGATTAGCTTTTAATTGTGAGGAAGCAGTAAATAAACTCGTGGAAGAATTATTCTCTCCACTTAACTTAAGAGTATTGCTTGCACAAGCATCTGATTTCTCAGTGTATGCAGAAGCGAGCCCAAAAGTATTTTTAAGTATTATAGAAAACGATTTGAAAACTGATAAGCAATTCTTAGAGCTAATGCAACCTGTTTCTACTGATATTTTCTCTTCACCTAAGTATACTGATTTGTTGTGGGCATTAGAGAAATTAGCTTGGGATAAATTAACAGTTGCTAGAGTGGTAAAAATTTTGGCTCAATTAAGTCAAGAGGAAATCACTGATAATTATAGCAACAAACCTTTTAATTCATTATCTGGAGTTTTTAGAGCTTGGTTACCTGCTACAAATATCAATACGCAAGAACGTATTCAATTATTAAAAGAGTTAGTTAGAAAATTTCCAGATATCGGTTGGCGAATTTGTATTAGCCAATTTCCAAGTACATCTGCTCAAACAGCATTTCCAGCTAGTAAATGTATTTGGAGGAATAATTGTGCTCAAAATACAGTAACTGAACAAGATGTTTATGATTTCTGGAATGCCTCAGTAGAAATAGCATTAACTTGGGCAAGTCATACATTTGAACAATTACTTGATTTAGTCAATCATATTCATGGTTTAACACCTAAACAGCAAAATAAAATTTGGTTTCTTATTAAAGATTGGGCATTAAACCAAGCTACAGAATCTGAGAAAATTACCATGCGAGAAAAACTTCGCACGACTATTTTATCTAAAAGAGCTAAAAGAGATTCTAATAGAATTATGTTTACGGAATTGGGCAAGCAGACATATGCAGCATTAGAACCCAAAGAACTAATAGATAAATATTTCTGGTTATTTAGATCTCATTGGGTAGATTACTCTACTGATGAGATAGAAGATGATCCAAATATGAATTTTGAAGAAAGAGAAGGAATTATTAACCAAAATCGTGTTGTCGCGTTAAAAGAAATTTTACAAGAAAAAGGACTTTCAGGAATTCTAGAATTATCTTTAAAAGGAGATTGCGCAAGTACGATAGGTTTTCTTCTAAGACGTTTTGTATTTTCATCAGATGAGGAGTCAGTACAATTAATTAAATTGGCTCTGGAGTCTTTTAAAAAAGATGCTCACATTAATTATAAGAACATTATTCGGGGATTGTTATCCGAAAGTGATGATAACACCTCTTTATTTGAAACCCTTTCTGGGTATTTAGATGATTCTGGTAAAGTACAAGTATACTTACAGGCACCTTTTGATTCACAGGTATGGAGCTTGGTTGAGTCTCTAGAGAAACATTACCAACAAGAATATTGGGAGCAAATTGTTCCATCATATTGTCAGAATATAAATGAAGCTGAAAATGCCGTAAGATGTCTGCTGTCAGCAAACAGACCTCAAACTGCTTTTTTATATATTAGTTTTAATCTAAAAAAAATATCTCCTAAAGTTATTTTTGAGATTTTAACAGCAATGCTTTTACCAACAGCAAAAAATGAAAATAATCCACCAGATAGTTATCGGTTAGGAGATGCATTTTCTCAAATTTCTGATTGTGAAACTTTGAGCTTAGAACAAAAGGCGAATTTAGAATTTTCCTACATAGTGGCTTTAGCACCTTATGGAAGAAAAAGTGAAAATTGTTCAATCAAAAGTTTAGAAAGATATTTAGAAGAACATCCTGAATTTTTCGTTCAACTTATCTCAAAACTTTATAAAAGAGATGATGGATTAGAAGATGAAAATGAGGCTGTTAACACGCAATTAGTTAAATATTACCGGTATACTTTAAATGCCTTAAGCCACATACCGGGCGAAGATAATTTAGGAAAAATTAATCCCGAAAAGCTTGAAGGATGGGTAAAACAAGCAATTAACCTTGCTGAAAAGCATGGACGTAGAAATATCGTTGAATATTTTATTGGTAAGTTATTAGGCCATTGCCAAAATGGAGAAGATGGGATTTGGCCTTGTGAAGGTGTACGTGATTTAGTTGAAGATATACATTCTAAAAATATGATTGAAGGAATGTATATAGAAAAACGTAATAGCAGGGGAGTTACAAGTCGTTCATTTGGTGATGGTGGTGCTCAAGAATGGAGAATATTCGAACAATATCAAGATTGGCGTAGACAATTAGCTATTACTCATCCGTTTGTGGCCGATGAGTTACTTGGTCAGTTGGCTAAGTCTTATAAAAATGAAGCTGAAATGTGGGATAATGAGCATCGATTAGATATGCATTTATGA